In Kangiella koreensis DSM 16069, a single window of DNA contains:
- the modC gene encoding molybdenum ABC transporter ATP-binding protein, which translates to MSELALDLKLQKAGFQVTARQNLSLQGITVIWGQSGSGKSLLLRSIAGFEQPQGTLMLDGMTLLSSQTSVFIQPYQRHIAYVAQQPELFAHLTVKQNLEYGYKRRGESEPRAYSFNEVVTALGLAEFLSKKPATLSGGQKQRCAIAQALLSYPKLLLMDEPLSALDDQARQSIISYLVQIPRLFNVPIVYVTHSYEELLKLADHVVPVKKGRVTGCYPLEDYCSNYNNQALPAEQLCSVLLGQIEPTRDREQEYGLCRLSCEHQDLYIPRALATNEPMKIIIYAKDVSISLTKVTQSSILNLLEVTIEQIIDYSSTSNLLQLKLGQQTLFSLITKKSAAELNIHQGQNVIAQIKAVSIKA; encoded by the coding sequence ATGAGTGAACTAGCCCTCGATCTAAAATTGCAAAAGGCAGGCTTTCAGGTGACTGCCAGACAAAACCTATCCTTGCAGGGTATTACTGTTATCTGGGGGCAAAGCGGCAGCGGAAAAAGTCTTCTTCTGCGATCCATTGCTGGCTTCGAGCAGCCGCAGGGTACATTAATGCTTGATGGCATGACGCTGCTGAGTAGTCAAACTTCAGTGTTCATACAGCCTTACCAGAGACACATTGCCTATGTCGCCCAGCAACCCGAGTTGTTTGCCCATTTAACGGTCAAGCAGAATCTGGAATATGGGTACAAGCGAAGAGGCGAGTCAGAACCACGTGCATACTCTTTTAATGAAGTAGTCACAGCTTTAGGGCTGGCGGAATTCTTAAGCAAGAAACCTGCCACCTTATCAGGGGGACAAAAGCAACGCTGTGCAATTGCTCAGGCACTCCTGTCTTACCCAAAATTGCTGTTGATGGACGAGCCCTTGTCAGCACTGGATGATCAGGCCCGGCAATCAATCATCAGCTATTTAGTGCAAATCCCAAGATTGTTTAATGTACCGATTGTTTATGTCACCCATTCATATGAAGAGCTGTTGAAATTGGCCGACCATGTTGTGCCGGTTAAAAAAGGCAGAGTTACAGGTTGCTACCCACTTGAGGATTATTGCTCCAATTACAACAATCAGGCACTTCCCGCCGAACAGTTATGCTCTGTGTTGCTAGGCCAAATAGAACCAACCAGAGATCGCGAGCAAGAATACGGTCTCTGTCGCTTAAGCTGTGAGCATCAGGATTTGTATATCCCGCGAGCCCTGGCCACAAACGAGCCAATGAAAATTATTATCTATGCCAAAGACGTTTCTATCAGCCTGACCAAAGTAACCCAAAGCAGTATTTTAAATCTGCTTGAAGTCACCATTGAACAGATTATCGATTACTCAAGCACCAGCAACTTATTACAGTTAAAACTGGGCCAGCAAACTTTGTTTTCTTTAATCACCAAAAAGTCGGCGGCAGAGCTCAATATTCATCAAGGCCAAAACGTGATTGCACAAATTAAAGCCGTTTCAATTAAGGCCTAA
- a CDS encoding peptidylprolyl isomerase, with protein MSTAATYKPTKQDQKAPFEVPVISVNGELIDEKLLSEELQYHPAQDAESAIQKAGQALVIRQLLKQQLKESATEIDDEEQAFQDLIENNINYQEVSDEDCQRYYEQNQAKFMTAPIMEVSHILLAVAPDDIEGRIEKKTVAEKLISKLLKDSSLFTDMVIEYSGCPSNKTGGSLGQISKGQTVPEFERQLFPLDEGIYDKPIESRYGYHIVFINKKIDGNQLEYSMVSEKIHDYLNVRRHRQAVSDYLYQLVEDSTIEGLELKLEQDNIFFG; from the coding sequence ATGTCAACAGCGGCAACTTACAAGCCCACCAAGCAGGATCAAAAAGCACCCTTTGAGGTGCCGGTTATCTCAGTTAATGGTGAGCTTATTGATGAAAAGCTTTTGTCTGAGGAGCTTCAGTATCATCCTGCCCAAGATGCTGAGTCAGCGATCCAGAAAGCAGGCCAAGCTTTGGTGATTCGTCAACTGCTCAAGCAACAGTTAAAAGAGAGCGCGACGGAAATAGATGATGAAGAACAGGCATTTCAGGATCTGATTGAGAATAATATCAACTACCAGGAAGTGTCTGATGAAGACTGTCAGCGATATTATGAGCAGAACCAGGCAAAGTTTATGACCGCGCCCATTATGGAGGTTAGCCATATTTTACTGGCTGTCGCTCCGGATGATATCGAGGGACGCATTGAAAAGAAAACAGTGGCTGAAAAATTAATCAGCAAGCTTCTCAAAGACAGCTCATTATTTACGGATATGGTGATTGAGTATTCGGGCTGTCCTTCAAACAAAACCGGTGGCTCGCTCGGTCAAATCAGTAAAGGACAAACGGTTCCTGAGTTTGAACGTCAATTATTCCCGCTTGATGAAGGGATTTATGATAAGCCCATTGAAAGCCGCTATGGCTACCACATTGTGTTTATCAATAAAAAAATCGATGGCAATCAGCTTGAGTACTCGATGGTTAGCGAAAAGATTCATGACTATCTGAATGTTCGCCGTCATCGTCAGGCCGTCAGTGATTATCTGTACCAGCTTGTTGAAGATTCGACGATTGAAGGATTAGAACTCAAGCTGGAACAAGACAATATATTCTTTGGTTAA
- the modA gene encoding molybdate ABC transporter substrate-binding protein has translation MIRLATIFLALNTAAAQAETISVAVPANFLKPMQVIAERYELKSGNSIILHSGSSGQLYAQAINGAPFDVFLSADEERVDALLKDNRAEQAELYTCGKLAFYSQQHQITNIQELNQLTRIAIAKPNLAPYGKAAESTLSHIQQDFSAKLIYGQNVVATYQYAMHNAVDGSFVAYSNVLKPDSGYVWLVPKELYAPIKQKMAVLTSSKKQHSAQYLYRYILSDEIQSLISEMGYTHIKDC, from the coding sequence ATGATTCGGCTTGCTACTATTTTCCTGGCCTTAAATACAGCTGCTGCGCAGGCAGAAACGATTAGCGTTGCTGTTCCCGCTAATTTCTTAAAGCCGATGCAGGTCATTGCAGAGCGCTATGAATTAAAATCAGGTAACTCAATCATTTTGCACTCAGGTTCTTCCGGGCAACTGTACGCGCAGGCCATTAATGGTGCTCCTTTTGATGTGTTCTTATCGGCGGATGAAGAGCGTGTCGATGCTTTATTGAAAGACAATCGAGCGGAACAGGCGGAACTCTATACCTGCGGCAAACTCGCATTTTATTCTCAGCAGCATCAAATCACTAATATCCAGGAGCTGAATCAATTAACCAGGATAGCCATAGCTAAACCAAACCTTGCCCCTTATGGTAAAGCAGCCGAATCGACGCTTAGCCATATCCAGCAAGATTTTTCAGCAAAATTGATCTACGGCCAAAATGTGGTGGCAACTTATCAATACGCCATGCATAACGCAGTGGATGGTAGCTTCGTCGCTTATTCAAACGTACTCAAGCCGGATTCTGGATACGTATGGTTAGTACCCAAAGAGTTGTATGCGCCGATTAAGCAGAAAATGGCAGTCTTAACATCCAGCAAAAAACAGCACAGCGCACAATACCTGTATCGCTATATCTTGTCAGATGAAATTCAATCACTGATTAGCGAAATGGGCTATACTCACATAAAAGATTGCTAA
- the moaA gene encoding GTP 3',8-cyclase MoaA, producing the protein MNEQTKLIDPFGRQITYLRLSVTDRCNFRCVYCMAEDMTFLPKQRLLCYEELTQISQAFTELGVNKIRLTGGEPLVRHDIIKLTSNLGQLDGLKNLAITTNGSMLTKLAKPLYQSGVRSLNISLDTLDEEQFHSVTRTGKLSKVLDGIQAAKEAGFEKIKLNAVIMKGQNDQQIPALLNYVLENELDISFIEEMPLGHISSHDRAKTFCSSEDVKAIIKDHYQLLPSTLNTGGPSRYFSIPGHRSNIGFISPHSNNFCGSCNRIRLTAEGQLLLCLGNEDSLDLRAIVRRYPNQPEVLKERIIEAIKLKPKEHHFSNDGDVQILRFMNMTGG; encoded by the coding sequence ATGAATGAGCAAACAAAGTTAATTGACCCCTTTGGTCGCCAGATCACCTATCTACGATTGTCCGTAACTGATCGTTGTAATTTCAGGTGTGTGTATTGCATGGCTGAAGACATGACTTTTTTGCCCAAACAAAGGTTACTCTGTTATGAAGAGCTCACACAAATCAGCCAGGCCTTCACGGAACTTGGCGTTAACAAAATACGCCTCACCGGTGGCGAGCCATTGGTTCGCCACGACATCATTAAACTGACGTCCAATCTGGGTCAATTGGATGGCTTAAAAAACCTGGCCATTACAACCAACGGTTCGATGTTAACTAAATTGGCTAAGCCGCTCTATCAAAGCGGCGTTCGCAGTTTGAACATCAGCCTCGATACATTGGATGAAGAGCAGTTTCACTCAGTTACGCGTACCGGAAAGCTGTCTAAAGTGCTTGATGGCATTCAGGCTGCTAAAGAGGCTGGTTTTGAAAAAATCAAACTCAATGCGGTCATTATGAAAGGGCAGAATGATCAGCAAATACCCGCGTTGCTGAATTATGTGTTGGAGAATGAACTGGATATCAGCTTCATTGAAGAGATGCCTTTGGGCCATATTTCTTCTCATGACCGAGCTAAAACCTTCTGCTCCAGCGAAGACGTTAAAGCCATTATCAAAGATCATTACCAGCTGCTACCTTCAACCTTGAATACCGGCGGCCCGTCACGTTACTTTTCAATACCGGGTCATCGCAGTAATATTGGCTTTATTTCACCACACAGCAACAATTTCTGCGGTAGCTGTAATCGCATTCGTTTAACTGCAGAGGGTCAACTGTTGTTGTGTCTGGGTAATGAAGACTCATTAGATCTAAGAGCCATTGTTCGACGCTACCCAAACCAACCGGAAGTGTTAAAAGAGAGGATTATCGAAGCGATTAAACTGAAGCCGAAGGAACATCACTTTAGCAATGACGGAGATGTACAAATACTTCGCTTTATGAATATGACCGGTGGCTAA
- the modB gene encoding molybdate ABC transporter permease subunit: MDFFIIDWQPILLSLKLAFVTTIFLLLIGTPIAWKLSQSTGWIKHIVSIIVALPLVLPPTVIGFYLLILLSPNGWIGQLTEALGIGSLLFSFSGLVIGSIIYSLPFVVQPLHNAFEALGRKPIETAYSLGAKPLDTFFSVVVPLCRNSFITASILGFAHTMGEFGVILMIGGSIPGETKVASVAIYEQVEMLNYADAHKLAIIIVIISVLLMLISYRLNHRKRAES, translated from the coding sequence ATGGACTTCTTTATCATTGATTGGCAGCCGATTCTTTTATCGCTCAAACTGGCTTTCGTGACCACCATTTTCCTGTTGTTAATTGGTACCCCAATTGCCTGGAAATTATCGCAAAGCACAGGCTGGATTAAGCACATCGTGTCCATCATTGTTGCACTGCCATTAGTATTGCCGCCAACCGTTATCGGTTTCTATTTATTGATCCTGCTGTCTCCAAATGGCTGGATAGGGCAGTTAACCGAAGCATTAGGCATTGGCAGTCTGTTGTTTAGTTTTAGTGGTCTGGTGATTGGCTCAATCATTTACTCATTACCCTTCGTTGTTCAGCCACTCCATAACGCTTTCGAAGCGCTCGGACGCAAACCGATTGAAACCGCTTATAGCCTGGGTGCAAAACCACTGGATACGTTTTTCTCAGTAGTGGTTCCTTTATGTCGTAATAGTTTTATTACCGCTTCAATTTTAGGCTTCGCGCATACCATGGGCGAATTCGGCGTTATCTTAATGATTGGTGGCAGCATTCCCGGCGAAACTAAAGTGGCATCGGTGGCCATCTATGAACAGGTTGAAATGCTGAACTACGCAGATGCTCATAAGCTAGCCATTATTATTGTGATTATTTCCGTTCTATTAATGCTGATTTCATACCGATTAAATCATCGCAAAAGGGCCGAGTCATGA